From Sporosarcina sp. FSL W7-1349, a single genomic window includes:
- a CDS encoding UvrB/UvrC motif-containing protein, with translation MMICENCKERPASVILTQESMGGSMERQLCEKCAFHSQSLQFDPNQEPLSIQQFLSQWFGGPDSFQSQPQTRGEMMRGPECPNCGLTFQKFLDIGKFGCATCYATFRERLPRIFGKLHNGHTKHVGKIPVSFNEIYAVKKKIEEIRVKMREAVEAERFEEAAILRDEANALKLRLQAGGEESDVN, from the coding sequence ATGATGATATGTGAAAATTGCAAAGAACGTCCGGCTTCCGTCATCTTGACCCAGGAAAGTATGGGAGGGTCGATGGAACGCCAATTATGTGAGAAATGTGCATTCCATTCCCAATCCCTTCAGTTTGATCCGAACCAGGAGCCGTTATCGATCCAACAATTCCTTTCGCAATGGTTTGGCGGGCCAGATTCGTTCCAAAGCCAGCCTCAGACGAGAGGGGAGATGATGCGGGGGCCGGAATGTCCGAACTGTGGGCTGACATTCCAGAAGTTCCTGGACATCGGGAAGTTTGGATGCGCAACGTGCTATGCGACCTTCCGGGAAAGGCTGCCGCGTATTTTCGGGAAGCTTCATAACGGTCATACGAAGCACGTCGGCAAAATTCCAGTCTCCTTCAATGAAATCTACGCGGTGAAAAAGAAAATAGAAGAAATTCGAGTGAAAATGCGGGAAGCAGTTGAAGCGGAGCGTTTTGAAGAGGCAGCCATTTTGCGTGATGAAGCGAACGCATTGAAATTGCGGCTTCAGGCGGGAGGTGAAGAGAGCGATGTCAATTGA
- a CDS encoding CtsR family transcriptional regulator: protein MRNISDIIEGYLKAIIEEEEKSAIEIKRSEVAEKFQCVPSQINYVIKTRFTAERGYIVESKRGGGGYIRIIRVQANSHKELIEHILEGIQGGASYTMAEDVVHRLVEEDVVSEREARIILAAVDRATIKQPLPERDTMRARILQAMLLTLLYEQMD, encoded by the coding sequence ATGCGAAACATTTCTGACATTATTGAAGGGTATTTAAAGGCGATAATCGAAGAGGAAGAGAAGAGTGCCATTGAGATTAAACGCAGCGAAGTCGCGGAAAAATTCCAGTGCGTCCCCTCACAAATCAACTACGTCATTAAAACACGATTTACGGCGGAACGCGGGTATATTGTCGAGTCCAAACGCGGAGGCGGAGGGTATATCCGCATTATCCGGGTCCAGGCCAATTCGCATAAAGAACTGATTGAACATATTTTGGAAGGAATCCAGGGTGGCGCCTCTTACACGATGGCCGAAGATGTTGTCCACCGACTCGTGGAAGAAGACGTCGTATCGGAACGGGAAGCGCGGATCATTCTTGCCGCAGTGGACCGGGCGACCATTAAACAACCATTACCCGAGCGCGATACGATGCGCGCCCGAATTTTACAGGCGATGCTCCTGACACTCCTGTATGAGCAGATGGACTGA